In a single window of the Acipenser ruthenus chromosome 42, fAciRut3.2 maternal haplotype, whole genome shotgun sequence genome:
- the LOC117404982 gene encoding uncharacterized protein LOC117404982 isoform X1 — translation MDKTPQASVAPVEHGVSRRNMAKVKNDSNERARLIKSGLNFILEFGKHIQFESDLERRKEVMTEVLHCIFFLGHIYKNPVPPVSFFTTEELLLQYKELFPRAFQQYASHLPTRTPFSILLALVSRRNGSTNSEAILNHLAQIKKELQDDDQAENNYTLTATVITECYSGHGQEWFYGASLSCSGSVETRIMIALSCIETWNKAVAHAVWNAEMKRNSCIEFPSYVFCTAYKIDPKSDSYVTIAPRSKCYTIFTDVTFKPPFCGERGSEKFRLGNCAETESLSHLLDAEENVRNETRAYLDGKEVTVDRASIIEEAKLKAKELLGPRHFEITGNIFNFFQSQ, via the exons ATGGATAAG ACTCCCCAAGCATCCGTCGCCCCTGTGGAACATGGAGTGTCTAG gaGAAATATGGCAAAGGTCAAAAACGATTCAAATGAGAGGGCGAGACTGATAAAAAGTGGATTGAATTTTATCTTGGAGTTCGGTAAACACATTCAGTTTGAGTCTGACCTTGAGCGTCGGAAGGAAGTTATGACTGAG GTGCTTCATTGCATATTCTTCCTGGGTCACatttacaaaaatcctgttcCACCGGTGAGCTTCTTCACCACAGAAGAACTCTTGCTGCAGTACAAGGAGCTGTTCCCCAGGGCGTTCCAGCAGTATGCCAGCCATCTGCCCACACGCACCCCCTTTTCCATCCTGCTTGCTCTG GTTTCGAGGAGGAACGGTTCTACAAACAGTGAGGCTATACTGAACCATCTGGCCCAAATTAAGAAAGAATTGCAGGACGATGACCAAGCTGAAAACAACTACACTCTCACAGCCACGGTCATCACTGAGTGCTACTCAGGACACGGACAGGAGTGGTTCTACGGCGCGTCCCTGTCTTGTAGTGGCAGTGTAGAGACTAGGATCATGATTGCCCTCTCATGCATCGAGACCTGGAACAAGGCTGTAGCACATGCAGTCTGGAATGCAGAGATGAAAAGAAACAGTTGCATCGAATTTCCAAGCTATGTGTTTTGCACAGCCTATAAAATAGATCCTAAATCAGACTCCTATGTCACGATAGCCCCACGTAGTAAATGCTACACAATCTTTACCGACGTCACATTCAAGCCTCCTTTTTGTGGTGAAAGAGGCAGCGAGAAGTTTCGTCTTGGAAACTGTGCTGAAACCGAGTCTCTGAGTCACCTCCTTGATGCAGAAGAAAATGTCAGGAATGAAACTAGAGCTTATTTAGATGGAAAAGAGGTCACTGTCGACAGAGCCAGCATCATAGAAGAGGCAAAGTTGAAAGCTAAAGAACTGCTGGGAccaagacattttgaaataacgGGTAACATATTTAATTTCTTCCAGTCACAATGA
- the LOC117404982 gene encoding uncharacterized protein LOC117404982 isoform X2: MAKVKNDSNERARLIKSGLNFILEFGKHIQFESDLERRKEVMTEVLHCIFFLGHIYKNPVPPVSFFTTEELLLQYKELFPRAFQQYASHLPTRTPFSILLALVSRRNGSTNSEAILNHLAQIKKELQDDDQAENNYTLTATVITECYSGHGQEWFYGASLSCSGSVETRIMIALSCIETWNKAVAHAVWNAEMKRNSCIEFPSYVFCTAYKIDPKSDSYVTIAPRSKCYTIFTDVTFKPPFCGERGSEKFRLGNCAETESLSHLLDAEENVRNETRAYLDGKEVTVDRASIIEEAKLKAKELLGPRHFEITGNIFNFFQSQ; encoded by the exons ATGGCAAAGGTCAAAAACGATTCAAATGAGAGGGCGAGACTGATAAAAAGTGGATTGAATTTTATCTTGGAGTTCGGTAAACACATTCAGTTTGAGTCTGACCTTGAGCGTCGGAAGGAAGTTATGACTGAG GTGCTTCATTGCATATTCTTCCTGGGTCACatttacaaaaatcctgttcCACCGGTGAGCTTCTTCACCACAGAAGAACTCTTGCTGCAGTACAAGGAGCTGTTCCCCAGGGCGTTCCAGCAGTATGCCAGCCATCTGCCCACACGCACCCCCTTTTCCATCCTGCTTGCTCTG GTTTCGAGGAGGAACGGTTCTACAAACAGTGAGGCTATACTGAACCATCTGGCCCAAATTAAGAAAGAATTGCAGGACGATGACCAAGCTGAAAACAACTACACTCTCACAGCCACGGTCATCACTGAGTGCTACTCAGGACACGGACAGGAGTGGTTCTACGGCGCGTCCCTGTCTTGTAGTGGCAGTGTAGAGACTAGGATCATGATTGCCCTCTCATGCATCGAGACCTGGAACAAGGCTGTAGCACATGCAGTCTGGAATGCAGAGATGAAAAGAAACAGTTGCATCGAATTTCCAAGCTATGTGTTTTGCACAGCCTATAAAATAGATCCTAAATCAGACTCCTATGTCACGATAGCCCCACGTAGTAAATGCTACACAATCTTTACCGACGTCACATTCAAGCCTCCTTTTTGTGGTGAAAGAGGCAGCGAGAAGTTTCGTCTTGGAAACTGTGCTGAAACCGAGTCTCTGAGTCACCTCCTTGATGCAGAAGAAAATGTCAGGAATGAAACTAGAGCTTATTTAGATGGAAAAGAGGTCACTGTCGACAGAGCCAGCATCATAGAAGAGGCAAAGTTGAAAGCTAAAGAACTGCTGGGAccaagacattttgaaataacgGGTAACATATTTAATTTCTTCCAGTCACAATGA
- the LOC117404985 gene encoding uncharacterized protein LOC117404985 isoform X2 — protein MSKDYPNKLARMVEKHTHMEMPLEFPEGYSLRIAALKNTVLRGRKDMMEAWQELYLPQSEKMVVIGAIDNFPCLAEGLQLIIMVDSKGNVYAYENEVLHKIACTVEKFFTRRSLKSSVSYKKGGYCVQLTKEELEKLQKDKDIQEIERRTREFVQSKQKELGEMLNLFRNK, from the exons ATGT CCAAAGATTACCCAAATAAACTGGCCAGAATGGTGGAGAAGCACACGCACATGGAAATGCCCTTAGAGTTCCCAGAAGGATACAGCTTGCGAATCGCCGCACTCAAGAACACAGTCTTACGGGGAAGAAAGGACATGATGGAGGCTTGGCAAGAGCTGTACCTGCCTCAGTCCGAGAAGATGGTCGTCATTGGAGCCATCGACAACTTCCCCTGCTTGGCTGAGGGGCTGCAGTTGATCATTATGGTTGACAGCAAGGGCAACGTCTACGCCTACGAAAATGAAGTTTTACACAAAATAGCATGCACCGTAGAGAAATTCTTCACACGAAGAAGTCTAAAGTCTTCAGTCAGCTACAAGAAGGGAGGATACTGTGTCCAGCTG accaAAGAGGAGTTGGAGAAGTTGCAGAAGGACAAGGATATTCAGGAAATTGAACGGCGCACGCGGGAGTTTGTACAAAGCAAACAGAAGGAGCTTGGAGAGATGCTCAACTTGTTTAGGAATAAATAA
- the LOC117404985 gene encoding uncharacterized protein LOC117404985 isoform X1, producing MAAIVTTQREANLFALGLCRKQDPEENKWIQDFCRLEMSKDYPNKLARMVEKHTHMEMPLEFPEGYSLRIAALKNTVLRGRKDMMEAWQELYLPQSEKMVVIGAIDNFPCLAEGLQLIIMVDSKGNVYAYENEVLHKIACTVEKFFTRRSLKSSVSYKKGGYCVQLTKEELEKLQKDKDIQEIERRTREFVQSKQKELGEMLNLFRNK from the exons ATGGCTGCCATAGTCACAACACAGAGAGAAGCGAATCTATTTGCTCTGGG CCTGTGCCGGAAACAAGACCCTGAAGAGAACAAATGGATTCAGGACTTCTGCCGTCTTGAAATGT CCAAAGATTACCCAAATAAACTGGCCAGAATGGTGGAGAAGCACACGCACATGGAAATGCCCTTAGAGTTCCCAGAAGGATACAGCTTGCGAATCGCCGCACTCAAGAACACAGTCTTACGGGGAAGAAAGGACATGATGGAGGCTTGGCAAGAGCTGTACCTGCCTCAGTCCGAGAAGATGGTCGTCATTGGAGCCATCGACAACTTCCCCTGCTTGGCTGAGGGGCTGCAGTTGATCATTATGGTTGACAGCAAGGGCAACGTCTACGCCTACGAAAATGAAGTTTTACACAAAATAGCATGCACCGTAGAGAAATTCTTCACACGAAGAAGTCTAAAGTCTTCAGTCAGCTACAAGAAGGGAGGATACTGTGTCCAGCTG accaAAGAGGAGTTGGAGAAGTTGCAGAAGGACAAGGATATTCAGGAAATTGAACGGCGCACGCGGGAGTTTGTACAAAGCAAACAGAAGGAGCTTGGAGAGATGCTCAACTTGTTTAGGAATAAATAA